One Edaphobacter lichenicola DNA window includes the following coding sequences:
- a CDS encoding tyrosine-type recombinase/integrase, with the protein MRDKAGEIEGLAEGFLAMLADERGASEHTVRAYAREVRSFAAYLKETLGKGAKVSAVEHLHIRAYLGALYERGLTKASAARALAAVRSWFKWLAKEGKVAQNPALLVSTPKLPKHLPRVPSMEEVNRVLNSLDGSTEKRAGGMGGIVSHPSQSARRMGHPEGRGDSEEGDASAWPERDRVIFELLYGCGIRNSELVGLNMGSVKWRDDAVLVRGKGRKERLVPLGDEAAVALRAYLPLREAKLVAAGKGALVHEGPLMMNLRMRGDCRLTTRSVGRIVKAIALSRGLAADVHPHTLRHAFGTHMLEEGADLRAIQEMLGHERLSTTQRYTQLTVGQVQKVYDETHPRAK; encoded by the coding sequence ATGCGGGATAAGGCTGGCGAGATTGAGGGATTGGCCGAAGGGTTTCTGGCGATGCTCGCGGATGAGCGTGGAGCGTCGGAGCATACGGTGCGGGCTTATGCGCGCGAGGTGCGGAGCTTTGCGGCTTATCTGAAGGAGACTTTGGGGAAGGGTGCGAAGGTGAGTGCGGTGGAGCATCTGCATATTCGCGCTTACCTGGGAGCGTTGTATGAGCGGGGGTTGACGAAGGCGAGTGCGGCGCGGGCGCTGGCGGCGGTGAGGAGCTGGTTCAAGTGGCTGGCGAAGGAGGGGAAGGTGGCGCAGAATCCGGCGCTGCTGGTGAGCACGCCGAAGCTGCCGAAGCATCTGCCGCGGGTGCCGAGTATGGAAGAGGTGAATCGGGTTTTGAACTCGCTGGATGGTTCGACCGAGAAGAGGGCTGGCGGGATGGGCGGGATCGTCTCCCACCCTTCGCAAAGTGCGCGAAGGATGGGGCACCCGGAGGGTCGTGGCGATTCGGAGGAGGGAGATGCTTCGGCGTGGCCGGAGCGGGATCGTGTGATCTTCGAGTTGCTGTATGGGTGCGGGATTCGTAACTCGGAGCTGGTGGGTTTGAATATGGGCAGCGTGAAGTGGCGGGATGATGCGGTGCTGGTGCGCGGCAAGGGCCGGAAGGAGCGGCTGGTGCCTCTGGGGGATGAGGCTGCGGTGGCTCTGCGGGCGTATCTGCCGCTGCGGGAGGCGAAGCTGGTGGCGGCGGGCAAGGGCGCGCTGGTGCATGAGGGGCCGCTGATGATGAACCTGCGAATGCGTGGGGATTGCAGGCTGACGACGCGGAGTGTGGGGCGGATTGTGAAGGCGATTGCGTTGAGCCGGGGGCTGGCGGCGGATGTGCATCCGCATACGCTGCGGCATGCGTTTGGGACGCACATGCTGGAGGAGGGTGCGGATCTGCGGGCGATTCAGGAGATGCTGGGGCATGAGCGGCTGTCGACGACGCAGAGGTATACGCAGCTGACGGTGGGTCAGGTGCAGAAGGTGTATGACGAGACGCATCCTCGGGCGAAGTGA
- a CDS encoding tyrosine recombinase: protein MHEIGQADGNARTVREFVAYLRVEKGLRPASCEAYQRDMEQFAEHVERRNGLLVGATQADVSGFMERLRGHAVESRSIARKLSCLRGFYRWLLMDKRIAHDPTVNVATPASWKVLPKSLAEGEVAEMLERTGVAARSDGADGLALRDHAILELLYAGGLRVGEICALRVEDLHLDQARAQVRGKGDKERIVPLGRSAVEALERYLVVGRPGLVRSGLERAGHAVQRTSYPVQRALFLSVRGNQLTRQWIWEMVRSASGTGSKASPHMLRHSCATHMVEHGADLRSVQTLLGHADIATTQVYTHVALGHLKKVHREHHPRGKRRVGAG, encoded by the coding sequence ATGCACGAGATTGGTCAGGCCGACGGGAATGCGCGAACGGTGCGGGAGTTTGTGGCGTATCTGCGGGTGGAAAAGGGCCTTCGGCCGGCTAGCTGTGAGGCGTACCAACGGGACATGGAGCAGTTTGCGGAGCATGTCGAGCGAAGAAATGGGTTGCTGGTGGGGGCGACTCAGGCGGATGTGAGCGGGTTTATGGAGAGGCTGCGGGGGCATGCGGTGGAGTCGCGGTCGATTGCGCGCAAGCTGAGTTGTCTGCGTGGGTTTTATCGCTGGCTGCTGATGGATAAACGGATTGCGCATGACCCGACGGTGAATGTGGCGACTCCTGCGAGCTGGAAGGTGCTGCCGAAGTCGCTGGCCGAGGGCGAGGTGGCGGAGATGCTGGAGCGGACCGGGGTTGCTGCCCGGAGTGACGGAGCGGATGGGCTGGCGCTGCGGGATCATGCGATTTTGGAGCTGCTGTATGCGGGTGGATTGAGGGTAGGGGAGATCTGTGCGCTGCGGGTGGAGGATCTGCATCTGGACCAGGCGCGGGCGCAGGTACGAGGGAAGGGCGATAAGGAGAGGATTGTGCCACTGGGGCGGTCGGCGGTGGAGGCTTTGGAGAGGTATCTGGTGGTGGGACGGCCGGGGTTGGTGCGGAGTGGGTTGGAGCGGGCTGGTCATGCGGTGCAGCGGACTAGTTATCCGGTGCAGCGGGCGCTGTTTTTGAGTGTGCGGGGAAATCAGCTGACGCGGCAGTGGATTTGGGAGATGGTGCGGTCGGCTTCGGGGACGGGGAGTAAGGCTAGTCCGCATATGCTGCGGCATAGCTGTGCGACGCATATGGTGGAGCATGGTGCGGATCTTAGGAGTGTGCAGACTTTGCTGGGGCATGCCGATATTGCCACGACGCAGGTTTATACGCATGTGGCGCTGGGGCATTTGAAGAAGGTGCATCGGGAGCATCATCCGCGGGGGAAGCGGCGGGTGGGTGCGGGTTGA
- a CDS encoding POTRA domain-containing protein: protein MRSTTFRPALLALCLSVPTLQLPAQSFLLPPITFTGAPAFSQAELLKVSGLQPGATATQADVQSAAQHLSDTGLFTDIRFESNATGLVYDLKPMPPENLLPATFTNFVWWSPAELTSALKARVPLYTGVVPTAGNLQDSISSALKAMVAEKGVTANVVAIAHSDQPGATPSSIAFAIESPAVRVHSLTLVHASPSMQEKLDKVIKEQTGQPFTSDITRPAITTALTSAYHNEGYLDMAVLNLTQAPPQVTPTGVDLDFTATLKEGQPYQLFELTWPGSDIISTADFNKQVKMKAGDMASEAALRQSLAIIAGAYFAKGFEDAKVKAPATFDHISHRVSYNITVDPGPQYHIHSIKALGLSTEQQKQFDSAWHMNPGDFYDTTYLTGFLHNNSAIQSLAGYSATYNAIADPNTHLVDLTITFAKGGVLN, encoded by the coding sequence ATGCGTTCTACCACTTTCAGGCCCGCTCTCCTCGCTCTCTGCCTCTCCGTCCCCACCCTCCAACTCCCCGCCCAGTCCTTCCTATTGCCCCCAATCACCTTCACCGGCGCGCCGGCCTTCTCTCAGGCCGAACTCCTCAAAGTCAGCGGCCTGCAGCCAGGCGCCACCGCCACCCAGGCAGACGTTCAATCCGCCGCCCAGCACCTCAGCGACACCGGCCTCTTCACCGACATCCGCTTCGAGTCCAACGCCACCGGCCTGGTCTACGATCTCAAGCCGATGCCGCCAGAAAATCTCCTCCCCGCCACCTTCACCAACTTCGTCTGGTGGTCTCCCGCCGAACTCACCTCCGCCCTCAAGGCCCGTGTCCCCCTCTACACCGGAGTCGTCCCCACCGCAGGCAACCTCCAGGACAGCATCTCCTCCGCCCTCAAAGCGATGGTCGCCGAAAAAGGAGTCACCGCCAACGTCGTAGCCATCGCCCACAGCGACCAGCCCGGCGCCACCCCATCTTCCATAGCGTTTGCAATCGAGTCCCCCGCAGTCCGCGTCCATTCGCTGACCCTGGTTCACGCCTCTCCGTCCATGCAGGAAAAACTCGACAAAGTCATCAAAGAGCAGACCGGACAACCCTTCACCAGCGACATCACCCGTCCCGCCATCACCACCGCACTCACCTCGGCCTACCACAACGAGGGCTACCTCGACATGGCCGTCCTCAATCTCACCCAAGCCCCACCCCAGGTCACCCCCACCGGCGTCGATCTCGACTTCACCGCCACGCTCAAAGAAGGCCAGCCCTACCAGCTCTTCGAGCTCACCTGGCCCGGCTCCGATATCATCAGCACCGCCGACTTCAACAAACAAGTCAAGATGAAGGCCGGAGACATGGCCTCCGAAGCAGCCCTCCGCCAAAGCCTCGCCATCATCGCCGGCGCGTACTTCGCTAAAGGCTTCGAGGACGCCAAGGTCAAAGCCCCCGCCACCTTCGACCACATCAGCCACCGCGTCTCCTACAACATCACCGTCGACCCCGGCCCCCAATATCACATCCACAGCATCAAAGCCCTCGGCCTCTCCACCGAGCAGCAGAAGCAGTTCGACTCCGCCTGGCATATGAACCCCGGCGACTTCTACGACACCACCTACCTCACCGGGTTCCTCCACAACAACAGCGCCATCCAGTCGCTCGCCGGCTACTCCGCCACCTACAACGCCATCGCCGACCCCAACACCCACCTCGTCGATCTCACCATCACCTTCGCCAAGGGCGGCGTCCTCAACTAG
- the ffh gene encoding signal recognition particle protein — translation MFENLSDKLQRSFKTLRGQGTISDENISDAIREIRLALLESDVNLTVVNELVEHIRTRAIGEKVATALSPSEQIVKIVHDELVNLLGRDTARFQKSSQPPSVILMAGLQGSGKTTTSGKLAQWLKKAGHRPMLVSVDVYRPAAREQLAIVARSISAQLYEGKLTDSDIAKPGTEAVLRLAREARKDAANFGCDMLIVDTAGRNQIDAALMQEMAELKKLLNPSEILFVADAMTGQDAVNSAKAFNDLLTITGAILTKMDGDARGGAALSIRHVTGAPIKFLGTGEKPDAFEPFHPDRIVSRIMGHGDIATLLERAESTLDRGKAEQFAKKALSGDGFTLDDFRDQLRQIKKMGSMKSILKMLPSVGPFAGMQQAVENVDEGQFTRVESIINSMTQKERLDHEIINGNRRKRIAKGSGTTVQDVNNLLRQYAQMRKMFKSMGGGGGIKAQQRMMSQMQGRQKFGR, via the coding sequence ATGTTTGAAAACCTAAGCGACAAACTCCAGCGTTCCTTCAAGACCCTCCGCGGCCAGGGCACCATCTCCGACGAGAACATCTCCGACGCCATCCGCGAGATCCGCCTCGCCCTCCTCGAGTCCGACGTCAACCTCACCGTCGTCAACGAGCTCGTCGAGCACATCCGCACCCGCGCCATCGGCGAAAAGGTCGCCACCGCCCTCAGCCCCTCCGAGCAGATCGTCAAAATCGTTCACGACGAGCTGGTCAACCTCCTCGGCCGCGACACCGCCCGCTTCCAAAAAAGCTCCCAGCCGCCGAGCGTCATCCTCATGGCCGGCCTGCAAGGCTCAGGAAAAACCACCACCAGCGGCAAGCTAGCTCAGTGGCTCAAAAAAGCCGGCCACCGCCCCATGCTCGTCTCGGTCGACGTCTACCGTCCCGCCGCCCGCGAGCAGCTCGCCATCGTAGCCCGCTCCATCTCCGCCCAGCTCTACGAGGGCAAGCTCACCGACTCCGATATCGCAAAACCCGGCACCGAAGCCGTCCTCCGCCTGGCGCGCGAAGCGCGCAAAGACGCCGCAAACTTCGGCTGCGACATGCTCATCGTCGACACCGCCGGCCGCAACCAGATCGACGCCGCATTGATGCAGGAGATGGCCGAGCTCAAAAAGCTCCTCAACCCCTCCGAGATCCTCTTCGTCGCCGACGCCATGACCGGCCAGGACGCCGTCAACTCCGCCAAGGCCTTCAACGATCTCCTCACCATCACCGGCGCCATCCTCACCAAGATGGACGGCGACGCACGAGGCGGCGCTGCCCTCTCCATCCGCCACGTGACGGGAGCGCCGATAAAGTTTTTGGGAACTGGAGAAAAGCCCGACGCCTTCGAGCCCTTCCACCCCGACCGCATCGTCTCCCGCATCATGGGCCACGGCGACATCGCCACCCTGCTCGAGCGCGCCGAATCCACCCTCGACCGCGGCAAGGCCGAGCAGTTCGCCAAGAAAGCCCTCTCCGGCGACGGCTTCACCCTCGATGACTTCCGCGACCAGCTCCGTCAGATCAAAAAGATGGGCTCCATGAAATCGATCTTAAAAATGTTGCCCTCCGTCGGCCCCTTCGCGGGCATGCAACAAGCAGTAGAAAACGTAGACGAAGGCCAGTTCACCCGCGTCGAATCCATCATCAACTCGATGACGCAAAAAGAGCGCCTCGACCACGAGATCATCAACGGCAACCGCCGCAAGCGCATCGCCAAAGGCTCAGGCACCACAGTCCAGGACGTCAACAACCTCCTCCGCCAATATGCCCAGATGCGCAAGATGTTCAAGTCCATGGGCGGTGGCGGCGGCATCAAAGCCCAGCAACGCATGATGAGCCAAATGCAAGGCCGCCAAAAATTCGGACGGTAA
- a CDS encoding DUF3800 domain-containing protein: MALRVYLDGSGTLADDYITLAAFAAEDNLWSEFDNQWLQMLSTHLPAASYIHMKELAHQQKAFGKELGWDDKSAFGLAIKCLMYMQTLDKKRFRMFYCAVDLKAWRRLKALTFDLVDPIDICNTCVPELVLDWYAKTYPSLTRPGIDVFKYYFDRGELFLEAFKRKWIAERDRPHSNSELNLWSLVESVNETDMRLAPGIQAADMLAWSHNRETRSPGSKGNHLCHLMRTVIPSLHIIWDEAKLRQTCRPLIYLPPF, translated from the coding sequence ATCGCACTAAGAGTTTACTTAGATGGAAGCGGAACCTTAGCGGATGACTACATCACTCTCGCTGCATTTGCGGCAGAGGATAATCTGTGGTCAGAATTCGACAACCAATGGTTACAAATGCTTTCGACTCATTTACCAGCCGCTTCATACATACATATGAAGGAGCTGGCGCACCAGCAGAAAGCTTTCGGAAAAGAACTCGGTTGGGACGACAAATCTGCTTTTGGCCTTGCAATCAAGTGCTTGATGTACATGCAGACCTTGGATAAAAAACGGTTTCGAATGTTCTACTGTGCGGTCGATCTCAAAGCATGGAGACGACTAAAGGCGCTGACATTTGATCTGGTTGATCCGATCGATATTTGCAACACCTGTGTGCCAGAACTAGTTCTTGATTGGTACGCCAAAACTTACCCGTCGTTGACACGTCCTGGAATCGATGTTTTCAAATACTATTTTGATCGCGGCGAGCTGTTCTTGGAAGCCTTCAAGCGGAAATGGATTGCGGAGAGAGATAGACCACATAGCAATTCAGAGCTAAACCTCTGGAGCCTCGTGGAATCTGTAAATGAGACTGACATGAGGCTAGCGCCTGGGATTCAAGCGGCAGACATGCTTGCTTGGTCTCACAATCGTGAGACTAGAAGTCCTGGATCTAAGGGCAACCACTTGTGTCACTTGATGAGAACCGTCATTCCATCACTGCATATCATTTGGGATGAGGCAAAGCTACGTCAGACTTGCCGGCCGCTCATCTACTTACCTCCATTCTAA
- a CDS encoding type II toxin-antitoxin system Phd/YefM family antitoxin: MIDITKDIQPLTTFRNNSVKMMQRLKKTRRPIILTVNGKPEAVVQDASAYQRLLDLAAAADASEGIRQGMEEMRQGKGRPATEFFEEMRQKHGIPR, translated from the coding sequence ATGATCGACATCACCAAAGACATCCAGCCCCTAACCACCTTCCGCAACAACTCCGTCAAGATGATGCAGCGCCTCAAGAAGACCCGACGCCCCATCATTCTCACCGTCAACGGAAAACCCGAAGCCGTCGTCCAGGACGCCTCCGCCTACCAGCGCCTCCTCGACCTCGCCGCCGCAGCCGATGCCAGCGAAGGCATCCGTCAGGGAATGGAAGAGATGCGCCAGGGCAAAGGCCGTCCAGCCACAGAGTTCTTCGAGGAGATGCGCCAGAAACATGGCATACCTCGTTAG
- a CDS encoding type II toxin-antitoxin system RelE/ParE family toxin yields MAYLVRTMPRAERDLEAIFLYIQAESTPPADKWFRGLVEALESLAHHSQRNPIIAEDRTLRHLLYGNKPHIYRVIYSIDVSNAEVNVVHVRHRARNTFEPFDSDQQT; encoded by the coding sequence ATGGCATACCTCGTTAGAACCATGCCCCGCGCCGAACGGGATTTAGAGGCAATCTTTCTTTACATTCAAGCCGAGAGCACGCCGCCAGCTGACAAGTGGTTCAGAGGACTTGTCGAAGCCCTCGAAAGTCTCGCTCACCATTCCCAGCGTAATCCCATCATCGCCGAAGACCGTACCCTGCGCCATCTCCTCTACGGCAACAAACCGCACATCTACCGCGTCATCTACTCGATCGACGTCTCTAACGCGGAGGTGAACGTAGTTCATGTCCGTCACCGCGCCCGTAATACTTTCGAGCCGTTTGATAGCGATCAGCAAACCTGA
- a CDS encoding cupin domain-containing protein — MHHHDHPRVIIALTGGTMNIVEPSGASETHVWETGKAYWLPAMAPNTLHSDINAGDKPMEVMVVELEKEK; from the coding sequence ATGCACCACCACGATCATCCCCGCGTCATCATCGCCCTCACCGGCGGCACCATGAACATCGTCGAGCCCTCCGGCGCAAGCGAGACCCACGTATGGGAGACAGGCAAAGCCTACTGGCTCCCCGCCATGGCTCCCAACACCCTCCACTCCGACATCAACGCCGGAGACAAGCCAATGGAGGTCATGGTCGTCGAGCTCGAAAAGGAAAAATAG
- a CDS encoding DUF3309 family protein, with product MLILLLILILVFGFGGYRMGPGLGYYGGGGISLILLIVLILLLLKVI from the coding sequence ATGCTTATCCTTCTGCTCATTCTGATTCTGGTGTTCGGCTTTGGCGGCTATCGCATGGGACCTGGCCTCGGCTACTACGGTGGCGGCGGTATCAGCCTCATCCTGCTCATCGTTCTCATCCTGCTTCTACTGAAAGTGATCTAG
- a CDS encoding Fur family transcriptional regulator: MPSTIQTRNTRQKDAIRAAFLEANRPLSPDEALALAQKDVDALSIATVYRNIGSLVDDKWLTPVDVPGHSTRYEVAGKAHHHHFQCNTCGTVHELEGCEMQSRPKLPRGFKYSSHEFFVYGTCSSCAK; this comes from the coding sequence ATGCCATCCACCATCCAGACCCGCAACACCCGCCAGAAAGACGCCATCCGCGCCGCCTTCCTCGAGGCCAATCGCCCCCTCTCCCCGGACGAAGCCCTCGCTCTCGCCCAGAAAGATGTCGACGCCCTCAGCATCGCCACCGTCTACCGCAACATCGGCAGCCTGGTCGACGACAAGTGGCTAACACCAGTCGACGTCCCCGGCCACTCCACCCGCTACGAGGTAGCCGGCAAGGCCCACCACCACCACTTCCAGTGCAACACCTGCGGCACAGTTCATGAACTCGAGGGCTGCGAGATGCAGTCCAGACCGAAGCTCCCCCGCGGCTTCAAGTACTCCAGCCACGAGTTCTTCGTCTACGGCACCTGCTCCTCCTGCGCCAAATAG